Genomic DNA from Lactuca sativa cultivar Salinas chromosome 8, Lsat_Salinas_v11, whole genome shotgun sequence:
ATCATCATAtactaaaaaatatattaatcaaataaaaaaaatacctcCTTTTTTGTTGAGGTTCATCTTCATGTCTTTCATCTACTCGACTTACATCATTACCCACTTCCTCACTATCACTCGACCCCGAATGTTCATACGTAGCTTGACTAGATTCTTGATCTTTCATCAACGAATGGTTAAAATTACCAATCTGCCCCTCGAATTTATGTTCGTTTACGCTTGAAGTACCATTACTAGAATCTTTTCCACGTTTGCTTTGAGGTGGCTGGTGGTTGTGTTGCCCCTTATAAATAATTTCCGTCACTTGCCCCTCTACAGACCGCTCAACTTGCTTCTTTACAGGACAATTTGGATGGGTACATTTGTAATAACTACGAGGGTATTCACTACCCTTCACTTGTTTTTGCCCGTATTTCCTCCAATTGTAGCCATCATCAGCGGGCTTATCGACTGCTATGGAGGAAGGGTAGTAGCGGTTATCGGAATTTGAAAAGTCAGACGAGTCCTTGGCGGTGTTGTGGTCCGGCTTAGCTGGCGGCAGGCGGTGGTAGGTGGCGGCAGTGGAGGTAAAGGAATGGATTTGTGGTAGTGATGAAGCTTGTGCTGTCACTTGAGCTAATGCTTGTTGGTGGGACATTCCAAGAGAAGCCTATTGAGGAAACCAGAAGTAATTAAGTTGCTAAAATGAATGTGATATTTCATAAAGTGTTGCATTTAATAAAATGGTAGAATTTGGATTCCATATTCTCCACAACTTAAACAATATTTTTTGTGGTTATATTATATCACAGAGGGCTAAATGTACCTTTGTGGTTTCATAATTTTTTACTTGTTAAGGACTCAAGGTATTGTACTTTCGAAAGATCTAAGCATTTTTAGCAATATACTTTAACATTTTCTTATTAGGATATTATAGTTCGAATAATCTACACAATAATGAAAGTTGTTTTGTAATTTGATGACATTGTTATAACTAGATAGAGtttttgaaattaataaactatGTTAATATTTTTGCATTTAACCCAAAAGGAGCAATAAGTTTCATTGATAATAATGAATGACGAAAACATATAACTTTTTCAACAAAGTTTGAAGAAGATAATTTAAATCATAGCAATATCATAACTTTAGTAGGTGCCTGAAAGTTTGAAACCTCCTTTTAGAAAAGATAAAGCTGTTATTCATAGATGATACTCATATATAATCGGGGAATTTAGGGCCCTCATGTTCTTTTCAATTGAATCTAAAACtgtaaacataacaattataaacTTTTTCCTTTTTTGTAGAACACGCCTCTTACTCGAGTCAAATTTTCCTATATGCATCATGAGTTTATTTACCATATATAGGCAATACAATATCATTCACATGCGCTGCTCATTAATGGCAAATGAATACTTTTAGCTACTCTATTTATCATCGTGAATGAATGTTAATTTTGGCGTCAATAAAAGCACATATATATCAGACTCATATAAAGAACTTGAGCTATGGAGACGCTTTGtaaaacctgagtttgagggaaaAATCCCGGTGAATCGAGCAAGGTAGCCGGACTTAGGCCCGGAGGTATAGTAAACATCGACGGCTGAGTAACCACCAAACTTGAAGGCCGACCATTGTTACTAAACTGAAAGTCAACGTTTCCTCcaccaccgccaccgccaccgccaccgccGCTGTTAACGGACTCTTTGTTAGAATAAGAGTGTCGGATATCCAGATGACTCGACGGTCTACGGTCGGGAATCTCTGCCGGCGACAACATAGCTCCGGATAGAAGTTGAGAGAATGAACGACAATCGGAATCCGGATCGTTCTCTGAGAAGAAATTTGAGACTAAAGTCATTGGTCCAGGACTAGCTCCCGGACCGCTGCCTCCGCCGGCGAACAAAGTCTCCACCGTCGAACGTGGCGGGAGCGTTATCGAAGGCCGTGTAGACGGTACCGACAACGATAATCCTCTATTTTCGtccatatttaaaattttaagctTGTTGAAGTTGTATCACATCTCCGGTGTAAATAGGTTCAGCCGGCGATGAATATCTCCGGCacgttttctctctctagacgatattttctctctctaagaGTTGTGTTTTTTTGGGGATAGTTTTGGTGTCTGTATTCAGATGATCTGCACAATCAGTAAAAAGTCCACGGAGCAGATGCGAAAAAGGCATCCGGAAACTATTTCCATATTTGGGTATTCCTCTGCTGCCCCCCACATGTTTCCTAGTTTTTAATTCCACCCCCTCAATTACGATCAGTTACCATTTGAATCCTTGATTATAGATTTCGTAATATCTAAACTTGTAAACCACATCCAAGTTATTTCAAGTacttatgaaaatttaattttgtacatatataaaatttattaacatatatattttttgtatcaAACTTATCATACCCAAGTGTCGAGGAAGGATGCATTTAAATATATCAATACATAACTCAAGCACATAAGGCAAACATTGACGAGGAGAGTAAACCACCAATTTCGGTGTGGCTTTTTCCGAAAGAGAAATCAAATGTCTTCATATTTTTTTCCTATCCATCTTCTTACTCATTAAACAAATGTCAAAATCAAGAGAAGAGATTaagaaagagaattagaagatTCCACATGTCATGAATTTATATGAGTAGGAAGATAAATAAGAACAAAATGTatgatgatatttaatttttcttccCGAAAAGATAATAGATAGGGTGATTGGCATGAAGTGCATATCATAAGAAGACACAAAGTTCACAGAAAATCTCCCGGAACAATCTCTATTAACATGTGACTAAGCTCACCACGAGCTTCTTTATATTATATATACCAAACAATTGGAATAATGAAAGCATTTGGAACGTTGTCAAAAACTCTGCACATGTCTTCGATGTCAAACTTGATGAGTTGAAAACCTCTTTAGATCGATTGGATCTTCAATAGGTTAATCagaaaatcaaacaaaaacagTTGACAAACACGAATGAACCAAAGTATGGCttaatgattcaaatatagtcacacctcagcagagctcgatgaagaacttccactatagaggtgatctagggttttcaatactaTTAAAAAGAATAATCGTAAAAGCTATCTAACaagagtgcatgcatgcaccataaatactaaaccctagaataaCAAACACGATTGGACATGCCCAATACTGTGACTACAATGGACCGAATAAAAGGCCCAATGCTGCAATACTTCTAGTCCCAACAATCTTCCCCTTCgcgtcaattggggcgagactTTATTTCGGTGGTAGTTGAGGAGTTCGCTTCACAACCTTGAACAACATGGTATTATTGCAAGTAAGACTTGACGAAAATCgatgtaccaccgaagcatattAGAAAAGTGCTTTTTATCTGCTTCACTGTTCTGTCTGCACTTATGAATGATGTCGAGTATATGCTCCAGGCAAGTTGTAGAGAAGAGATGTTTGTCAATGAGAGCGAACTAACATTTTTGACATTCGCCTCTGGTAAACATGACAGAGTTAAGCTTTGAGTCAATGTTCCCCATCTTCATCTTATTGATATCACTTGATGATCCAATGGGTAAAATTGTAGGCTTATTTCTAAGGACCGAAGCAATTTCCTGATCCATCTTCGCCACTTCAAGAATGTAGCAGACCATCATTCTTTTAAGATAATCAATGATTGGCTCATATTCTTGAGGATTGGTAAGGAGAATGTTGTGCAgcagaatccaatcatgaggattgagaTTTGGAAGATCAGCAAGTGAGATGACGTGCTCTGAATTAGCCGAACCTCTGGTCACTTTGAATTTGATGTTGATAAATTTCCCAGCAGGAGTAAGCTTTAACACTCTGACAATTGTGATCTTTTGAGCACTCCAAGTCAAATACTGAGGCTGAGCAAACTCGAGATAATAGTCAATCAAATCTCTGTCAACCTTTGGGTCAGGAGAGGGAGCATTAGCAATAGGCTGGAAACAGTAGAAGACAAATGTCTTTCGGGtgattggcatgtcaaactgtgagTCTTTGGAATTCTCACGGTCAAGAGAGATGACTAGTTCAAGCCAGTGTGTGCTTGGAGaatccactgcttccttgataaGT
This window encodes:
- the LOC111906290 gene encoding probable WRKY transcription factor 3 codes for the protein MDENRGLSLSVPSTRPSITLPPRSTVETLFAGGGSGPGASPGPMTLVSNFFSENDPDSDCRSFSQLLSGAMLSPAEIPDRRPSSHLDIRHSYSNKESVNSGGGGGGGGGGGNVDFQFSNNGRPSSLVVTQPSMFTIPPGLSPATLLDSPGFFPQTQASLGMSHQQALAQVTAQASSLPQIHSFTSTAATYHRLPPAKPDHNTAKDSSDFSNSDNRYYPSSIAVDKPADDGYNWRKYGQKQVKGSEYPRSYYKCTHPNCPVKKQVERSVEGQVTEIIYKGQHNHQPPQSKRGKDSSNGTSSVNEHKFEGQIGNFNHSLMKDQESSQATYEHSGSSDSEEVGNDVSRVDERHEDEPQQKRRNIEARGVDPVSSHRGVTEPRIIVQTTSEVDLLDDGYRWRKYGQKVVKGNPHPRSYYKCTSQGCNVRKHVERAASDPKAVITTYEGKHTHDVPAAKNSSHNIAANTAAAAQLQPPNHGGHSLIRRQDYPNHHQQQPQPPPSGLLQFKEEQIT